In Helicoverpa zea isolate HzStark_Cry1AcR chromosome 3, ilHelZeax1.1, whole genome shotgun sequence, the following proteins share a genomic window:
- the LOC124646146 gene encoding larval/pupal rigid cuticle protein 66-like, protein MFVKFVTLVAMVAVVCASNDLSSFSYSVADPYTGDFKHQIENRIDNNVQGQYSLLESDGTRRTVDYAAGAQGFNAVVRKDPALIAAAPAISYAAPAISYRAPAISYAAPAISYAAPAIATKAFAAPISYAAPAIAAPAFPYPYGFAKFGAGKFIF, encoded by the exons ATGTTTGTGAAG TTCGTTACACTCGTCGCCATGGTGGCCGTGGTGTGCGCCAGCAACGACCTGTCCAGCTTCTCGTACAGCGTGGCGGACCCCTACACCGGCGACTTCAAGCACCAGATCGAGAACCGCATCGACAACAACGTGCAGGGCCAGTACTCGCTGCTGGAGTCGGACGGCACGCGCCGCACCGTGGACTACGCCGCCGGAGCTCAAGGCTTCAACGCCGTCGTGCGCAAGGACCCCGCGCTCATCGCCGCCGCCCCTGCCATCTCCTACGCGGCCCCTGCCATCTCTTACCGGGCCCCTGCGATCTCCTACGCGGCCCCTGCGATCTCCTATGCGGCCCCTGCCATCGCTACTAAAGCTTTCGCCGCTCCCATCTCCTACGCCGCCCCTGCCATCGCTGCCCCAGCTTTTCCCTACCCTTATGGGTTCGCCAAATTCGGAGCTGGTAAATTTATCTTCTAA